In the genome of Polaribacter atrinae, one region contains:
- a CDS encoding Crp/Fnr family transcriptional regulator translates to MTSKLEINFGYLFEEDLISEIEKLGVSKVFKEDTTIIEVGDYIKSMPLLISGAIKILREDEKGDEIVLYYLEKGDTCAMTLSCCMGQTKSKIRAVAETDVELIMLPKEKMAEWLGKYKTWQAYILQTYHNRMDELLEALDTIAFLKMDERLFKYLKDKAMVTHNDLLHVTHKQISEDLHTSRVVISRLLKKLENERKIQLFRNSIKVLEL, encoded by the coding sequence ATGACAAGTAAGTTAGAAATTAATTTTGGGTATCTATTCGAGGAAGATTTAATCTCAGAAATTGAAAAATTAGGTGTTTCTAAAGTATTTAAAGAAGATACTACAATTATAGAAGTTGGTGATTATATTAAATCGATGCCTTTATTAATTTCTGGGGCTATTAAAATTCTTAGAGAAGACGAAAAAGGAGATGAGATTGTTTTATATTATTTAGAAAAAGGAGATACTTGTGCCATGACACTTTCTTGTTGTATGGGACAAACAAAAAGTAAGATTAGAGCAGTTGCAGAAACAGATGTTGAATTGATTATGTTGCCAAAAGAAAAAATGGCAGAATGGTTAGGGAAGTATAAAACCTGGCAGGCCTATATTTTACAAACCTATCATAATAGAATGGATGAGCTTTTAGAAGCTTTAGATACTATTGCTTTTTTAAAAATGGATGAACGTCTTTTTAAATATTTAAAAGACAAGGCGATGGTTACTCACAATGATCTTTTGCATGTTACTCACAAACAAATATCCGAAGATTTACATACCTCTAGAGTTGTTATTTCTAGGTTGCTTAAAAAATTAGAAAACGAGCGTAAAATTCAACTTTTTAGAAATAGTATTAAAGTTTTAGAACTGTAA
- a CDS encoding TolC family protein, translating to MKIIRNTILIVGFLSTLQGISQEILSKKEALEITLENNFGIKIANNNLEVAKNNKSIYNTGFLPTASISSGANYSNNNQTISRQDGTSTSIDGAVTKSYNASIGLNYTIFDGLGRKYNYQQLKETYNLTELQARETIENTYLRLFTTYFQIARFSENHANLREALAISKQRLQRAKYQYEYGQSTKLELLNAEVDVNNDSITLINANQQLSNVKRGLNIILGIEKEVNYVVETDVEFINELNFEDLLQKTIANNSTLKQNEKNIAISEFNIKINKANYLPSLGLNTSYGWNKSENPSTSFLAASTSNGLNAGLSLSWNLFDGGSTKTNVANAKIALENQQILLEQQKVTIDNSLKNTWENYQNQLFILKAQEQNVLTTQNNFDRSTERYKLGQITSIEFRQAQINLINSKTAYNNAKFDAKLIELQLLQLSGDILNVNF from the coding sequence ATGAAGATCATTAGAAATACCATATTAATAGTCGGATTTTTATCGACTTTACAAGGAATCTCGCAAGAGATTTTAAGCAAAAAAGAAGCATTAGAAATTACGTTAGAAAATAACTTCGGAATTAAAATTGCGAACAATAATTTAGAAGTTGCAAAAAACAATAAAAGTATTTATAATACTGGTTTTTTACCAACAGCTTCTATTTCTTCTGGTGCAAATTATAGTAATAACAATCAAACAATTTCTCGTCAAGATGGTACTTCTACAAGTATAGACGGTGCGGTTACAAAATCGTATAATGCCTCAATAGGTTTAAATTACACCATTTTTGATGGATTGGGTAGAAAATACAATTATCAACAATTAAAAGAAACCTATAATTTAACTGAATTACAAGCTAGAGAAACGATAGAAAACACGTATTTACGGTTGTTTACAACGTATTTTCAAATTGCAAGATTCTCAGAAAATCACGCAAATTTAAGAGAAGCTTTAGCAATTTCTAAGCAACGTTTGCAACGTGCAAAATATCAATATGAATATGGACAATCTACCAAATTAGAGTTACTAAATGCTGAGGTAGATGTAAATAATGATAGTATTACTTTAATAAATGCTAATCAGCAATTAAGCAATGTAAAGCGTGGTTTAAATATTATTTTAGGTATTGAAAAAGAAGTGAATTATGTAGTTGAAACAGATGTGGAGTTTATAAATGAGCTGAATTTTGAAGACCTTTTACAAAAAACAATAGCTAATAACTCTACCTTAAAACAAAATGAAAAAAATATTGCTATTAGCGAGTTTAACATCAAAATAAACAAAGCAAATTATTTACCATCTTTAGGTTTAAATACTTCTTACGGATGGAACAAAAGTGAAAACCCATCAACTTCTTTTTTGGCGGCATCTACCTCTAACGGATTAAATGCAGGTTTAAGTTTGTCTTGGAATTTGTTTGATGGTGGAAGCACAAAAACCAATGTTGCAAATGCTAAAATTGCTTTAGAAAATCAGCAAATATTATTAGAACAACAAAAAGTAACTATAGACAATAGTTTAAAAAATACTTGGGAGAATTATCAAAACCAATTATTTATTTTAAAAGCGCAAGAGCAGAACGTTTTAACTACACAGAATAATTTTGATAGAAGTACAGAGCGTTATAAATTGGGGCAGATAACTTCTATAGAGTTTAGACAGGCGCAGATTAATCTTATCAATTCTAAAACAGCATATAACAATGCAAAGTTTGATGCAAAATTGATAGAATTACAGCTCTTACAATTAAGTGGAGATATTTTAAACGTGAATTTTTAA